The DNA region GAACATTATCATGTTCACGTAATTTTGAATGTGTATGTAACCACCATAAATCATATGgtaattgaaaatcaattattttttgacgtAAAAATTTACCACAATGTATTGGTGGTGGTAATAAACCATGTGGATGTTCAATTGGatcatatattaattttgatttattattattatcagtatttattaattttttttgttcttcatttgttttgaaaaagtttGAATATAAACCAGCTTGTAAATAACGTTTTTTCCATCGAGGTTGTTTTTTACGTGATGAAggattttttgttgatgtgtTATTATCTGGTCCATCACTTGCAACATCACTTGATGGTAATGCATCACTTTCTGtatcatattcattattttttaaacgtttTATACTACGCAATGTTAAATTACAAGGACTTGATGATTCACGACGAcgtttattactattatttataacattattattattattaattaaacaatttgataattctaattttaatgaatttgtacgatcaagttttttaacattttcttcactcaattcatttaatttttgaagctCATTGTATCTTTCAAGGCTTTCTTCGAGTGTTGcattttcatcataaatacgtgaatcttgaattttttcatatttaactGGACATAATTTATCACACGGTTTATTACATTCACAATCAACTAaatctttacgttcacgtaGCTTATCCGTTGTGTCATCATCTGAATAAGCACTCTGACatgataattcatcaataactttaaaatcatttttgttattatcatttttttcttcattattattaactattgtatcatcatcatcatcatcaatttccaTTATTGGTAATACACCATTAACATCACTCTCTGATAATactgttttttcttcaatttttgattcattttttaattcaacagaTGATACATCAACACGTGGAACAAGTGttaattcattatcaattttttttgtctctacATTTGCAATGACAAttggtattttcttttttttctttttcaatgtTGGAAAACCAGTACGATTAATTGCTTTTCTTCttctaactttttttttaatttgtattaatggtgttgttgttgttgatgttgttgttgttgttgttgttgttgctgttgttgagcTATTATCAACAACAGTATCTTTATCTTTAACATCAtcacttgatatttttgatgatactattgttttatcaatttttttattatcatttgtatttattgttttatcattttttaatttatcaatcattttatcagtcttatttaatttatctttagttttttcattatttgctattgttttattatcatttattgttgatgttaaattatgatgattatctgaatttaattttgtaacaGTAACACGTAAATCacgtacaatttttttctttctacgTGGtggctgttgctgttgttgttgttgttgttcagtacgatttaatggtttatcatcatcacttgtatcactattattatcaGCATCTCTTAAACGTTTTTTTAATGCTGttgaatcaattttatcattatcattgtcattatttgTACTGTATCTTTCAATAGTTGCTTCAATAGCTTCTTCAATATGTGTTTCCattgtatttaattcatttgaatttgtttCATTACAACTTGTACTTGAACTTTGTGATGAATGTGGActtgataaatgataatgacgtttttttaatggtaatctttgttcatttgaatttgatgatgaattactattatttttttgttcattattatttggtaatttatctttttttaatcttctttttaatttttgttcatcATTTGTATTTACATCATTAGGACCACCACTAGTACCATTACTACTACTTCCACTAGCACAACTGCTATTACCATTATTACCAGTACCAGTACCACcagtaccaccaccaccaccgccACCACTACCACTTCCAATACCTTTAcgttttttagttatttttttaacacgaAATATTTGTGGTAATTCAGATGTATTTGAATTGTTTGTACTACTTCTACCAAGTGAAcatgattttgaaaaatcttcaattaatttttcaagctcaatgattattgttggatcaattttaattggttttttaGGTGGTACAACTAGTCTTCTTCTGTGTTTATGATGATGTGTTTTGTGACGtacatttgttgttgttgctgctgctgctgttgttgatgttgttgatgatgctaatattgatgttgttgtttttggtgatttatcacaattattatctttattaacaacagcaatattttcatttttcaaatcaattggtactgatattattgtttgtaCACCAACAACATTTgtttctgatatttttttactacttttattttcttttaatactCTTCTTGAaccagataataataattttttatttgttgatgtttttttacttgttgttgttgttaatgtttctagacaattttcttttgtacTTTTACGTATTTttgaatgtaattttttaacaataacacggctatttaatttttttcttgacgaAGATGATGATACTACTTTacgtatttcatttttaatttttttacaatttttcatattttttttacttatttttttattaatattatttttattcaggcACTTTTCTTTATCAATGGAAGTTTTATCTGTTAATTTaactgaattattattatctttttttgttttatcttgtttgtcttttgattttttactaCCTTTTAATAATCTTTGATTTTTCCCtacagatgatgatgatggtgatgataattttttatctacaattgtattattattatcattattatttttagttgtcattgttgttgaatttttagatgattttttatcatttattattgtattattattatctttttttaaattattatcatcagttatttttgttgttgtatttaacGTAGcaccatttttattatttaatttatcatcagtattaacatttttatttaatttattattaattttattatcatctgtttttatttttggtcgTCCTGGGCCTCTTGGTTGTGTTGTAACCATTTTAGCTGGTCTACCAGGTTTTCTTTTTGGTGGATAAAGTACACGATCAACATTAACAGCTGGTTTTGTTGATTGTAATGGTGATTGTGATGTTTGTATTGATGAAGGTGTtaaagaagatgaagatgcTATTGCTGCTGTTAcacctgttgttgttgctgttgttgttgttgatgtagcTGTTGTTGTTGGAGCTGATGATGTAGCTTGTGGACTTGATGGACATATTGCTAAATGTAATGGACTATTATCAACAGATTGTATACCAGAATCAGGTGATACATTTGACAATAATGGATAATCATtatcaactgtttttttaactaatcTACTTCTACGTTTTCTTGGCTCTGATAATAATGctgttttttcaacaaattgttGTAACAATGATGAACTATAAACTGGTACTGGatttgtatcattattttcatttgaatctGAATCAGCACCAAGTGACATACGTTCAATAGCTTTTGATACAAGTCTACCACTTTCAGAATCTTCAAAACCATCAAATGGTGTATCCTCTTGATCAGGTATTATTGCTGATAAATGTTCTTGATTTATTTCTTGTAATGgtgtttgttgtttttctgGTGTTAATGGTATTTGATTTGTCATTAaacttgatgttgatgttgaaggAATTGATGTTACACTTGTTGCTACAAG from Aphidius gifuensis isolate YNYX2018 linkage group LG5, ASM1490517v1, whole genome shotgun sequence includes:
- the LOC122858452 gene encoding variant-silencing SET domain-containing protein isoform X2, whose product is MSGDSGWNAVIHHPSELELQSWSWEDNDGEQERELPSTVDMDAIKIGSSNWDPVSGVNENDSIDSEDDSDSDDDDDDDDSSGGTDDYSSDNSEQTFSIRETNYEQGSLKLKISMKGQKKDDVNDKKNDFKSKDNGKLTKDDTDLLKTSLLLSTPLASAALVATSVTSIPSTSTSSLMTNQIPLTPEKQQTPLQEINQEHLSAIIPDQEDTPFDGFEDSESGRLVSKAIERMSLGADSDSNENNDTNPVPVYSSSLLQQFVEKTALLSEPRKRRSRLVKKTVDNDYPLLSNVSPDSGIQSVDNSPLHLAICPSSPQATSSAPTTTATSTTTTATTTGVTAAIASSSSLTPSSIQTSQSPLQSTKPAVNVDRVLYPPKRKPGRPAKMVTTQPRGPGRPKIKTDDNKINNKLNKNVNTDDKLNNKNGATLNTTTKITDDNNLKKDNNNTIINDKKSSKNSTTMTTKNNNDNNNTIVDKKLSSPSSSSVGKNQRLLKGSKKSKDKQDKTKKDNNNSVKLTDKTSIDKEKCLNKNNINKKISKKNMKNCKKIKNEIRKVVSSSSSRKKLNSRVIVKKLHSKIRKSTKENCLETLTTTTSKKTSTNKKLLLSGSRRVLKENKSSKKISETNVVGVQTIISVPIDLKNENIAVVNKDNNCDKSPKTTTSILASSTTSTTAAAATTTNVRHKTHHHKHRRRLVVPPKKPIKIDPTIIIELEKLIEDFSKSCSLGRSSTNNSNTSELPQIFRVKKITKKRKGIGSGSGGGGGGGTGGTGTGNNGNSSCASGSSSNGTSGGPNDVNTNDEQKLKRRLKKDKLPNNNEQKNNSNSSSNSNEQRLPLKKRHYHLSSPHSSQSSSTSCNETNSNELNTMETHIEEAIEATIERYSTNNDNDNDKIDSTALKKRLRDADNNSDTSDDDKPLNRTEQQQQQQQQPPRRKKKIVRDLRVTVTKLNSDNHHNLTSTINDNKTIANNEKTKDKLNKTDKMIDKLKNDKTINTNDNKKIDKTIVSSKISSDDVKDKDTVVDNSSTTATTTTTTTTSTTTTPLIQIKKKVRRRKAINRTGFPTLKKKKKKIPIVIANVETKKIDNELTLVPRVDVSSVELKNESKIEEKTVLSESDVNGVLPIMEIDDDDDDTIVNNNEEKNDNNKNDFKVIDELSCQSAYSDDDTTDKLRERKDLVDCECNKPCDKLCPVKYEKIQDSRIYDENATLEESLERYNELQKLNELSEENVKKLDRTNSLKLELSNCLINNNNNVINNSNKRRRESSSPCNLTLRSIKRLKNNEYDTESDALPSSDVASDGPDNNTSTKNPSSRKKQPRWKKRYLQAGLYSNFFKTNEEQKKLINTDNNNKSKLIYDPIEHPHGLLPPPIHCGKFLRQKIIDFQLPYDLWWLHTHSKLREHDNVPSWNYRKIRTNIYYDVKPTTHYEAQACECKQDSRCTDDCINKMVFSECSSSLCPCGDKCDNQKIQKHEWSPGLQRFMTESKGWGIKTKSPIENGNFILEYVGEVVSEREFKSRMATKYANDTHHYCLHLDGGLVIDGHRMGGDGRFVNHSCEPNCEMQKWSVHGLPRMALFALRDIKPGEELTYDYNFALFNPSEGQECRCGSDICRGVIGGKSQRVARPSTTPVQLQQTGTNNNNNNNNSNSNNNNTNNNNSNDVTINNDSNKRTVGRPRKNNRKSIIVHSKSLFKTRKFGDTNFINPPTMKPMSNQQKLFAQQHHCFLLRNLEKVRRAKLPLSQLQQEQHQQQFNTNGKLIDNNNKSIIGNGSGDTGGGGGGDNFSSDNNGQSTDKTDAFYSQLTALANNSSRTVRTRRLAQAQDDPEVNKTAKLAKVLKELYTIVVTSNDENNKLLCNPFITLPGKRKLPEYYEKIQEPIDLTIIDEKIQNGNYKTPEQFDNDMIKLFDNNIKYYGRTSEIGISAARLRKLYLCNKINFIDAITEATGKVPTNSFIPSQGSTAGEEDVIRCICGLHRDEGLMIQCERCLVWQHCDCVKADTTIESYLCERCQPRYVDFEIPIEVDNNNDTSNVDDDDKDKKYYVTLLRDDTLQLRQNDTVYVLRDTPDKHTYKTIEKYDYEQMDIFRIERLWKNLKGEKFVFGHHYLRPHETYHEPTRKFYTNEVVCAPLYEAVPCDLIAERCWVLDPHTYCKGRPVGATPEHTYVCEYRVDRAARLFTKVARARHQVCTKPYAFETFTQRIKHYRTYLPHSLEGIQSTKGMKDKKKINHIINHDNQKTDDKNNGKNQTKTVGRARHKYFDNCLLTPALLLAQREKKRKRLNEILTNLLQLMPNKKEPLDMSFLLERNRRNRKRPVAPNP
- the LOC122858452 gene encoding probable serine/threonine-protein kinase DDB_G0267686 isoform X1 produces the protein MSGDSGWNAVIHHPSELELQSWSWEDNDGEQERELPSTVDMDAIKIGSSNWDPVSGVNENDSIDSEDDSDSDDDDDDDDSSGGTDGSCSYSDSDDTGDDDSSNNNNNNNNNSNTDYSSDNSEQTFSIRETNYEQGSLKLKISMKGQKKDDVNDKKNDFKSKDNGKLTKDDTDLLKTSLLLSTPLASAALVATSVTSIPSTSTSSLMTNQIPLTPEKQQTPLQEINQEHLSAIIPDQEDTPFDGFEDSESGRLVSKAIERMSLGADSDSNENNDTNPVPVYSSSLLQQFVEKTALLSEPRKRRSRLVKKTVDNDYPLLSNVSPDSGIQSVDNSPLHLAICPSSPQATSSAPTTTATSTTTTATTTGVTAAIASSSSLTPSSIQTSQSPLQSTKPAVNVDRVLYPPKRKPGRPAKMVTTQPRGPGRPKIKTDDNKINNKLNKNVNTDDKLNNKNGATLNTTTKITDDNNLKKDNNNTIINDKKSSKNSTTMTTKNNNDNNNTIVDKKLSSPSSSSVGKNQRLLKGSKKSKDKQDKTKKDNNNSVKLTDKTSIDKEKCLNKNNINKKISKKNMKNCKKIKNEIRKVVSSSSSRKKLNSRVIVKKLHSKIRKSTKENCLETLTTTTSKKTSTNKKLLLSGSRRVLKENKSSKKISETNVVGVQTIISVPIDLKNENIAVVNKDNNCDKSPKTTTSILASSTTSTTAAAATTTNVRHKTHHHKHRRRLVVPPKKPIKIDPTIIIELEKLIEDFSKSCSLGRSSTNNSNTSELPQIFRVKKITKKRKGIGSGSGGGGGGGTGGTGTGNNGNSSCASGSSSNGTSGGPNDVNTNDEQKLKRRLKKDKLPNNNEQKNNSNSSSNSNEQRLPLKKRHYHLSSPHSSQSSSTSCNETNSNELNTMETHIEEAIEATIERYSTNNDNDNDKIDSTALKKRLRDADNNSDTSDDDKPLNRTEQQQQQQQQPPRRKKKIVRDLRVTVTKLNSDNHHNLTSTINDNKTIANNEKTKDKLNKTDKMIDKLKNDKTINTNDNKKIDKTIVSSKISSDDVKDKDTVVDNSSTTATTTTTTTTSTTTTPLIQIKKKVRRRKAINRTGFPTLKKKKKKIPIVIANVETKKIDNELTLVPRVDVSSVELKNESKIEEKTVLSESDVNGVLPIMEIDDDDDDTIVNNNEEKNDNNKNDFKVIDELSCQSAYSDDDTTDKLRERKDLVDCECNKPCDKLCPVKYEKIQDSRIYDENATLEESLERYNELQKLNELSEENVKKLDRTNSLKLELSNCLINNNNNVINNSNKRRRESSSPCNLTLRSIKRLKNNEYDTESDALPSSDVASDGPDNNTSTKNPSSRKKQPRWKKRYLQAGLYSNFFKTNEEQKKLINTDNNNKSKLIYDPIEHPHGLLPPPIHCGKFLRQKIIDFQLPYDLWWLHTHSKLREHDNVPSWNYRKIRTNIYYDVKPTTHYEAQACECKQDSRCTDDCINKMVFSECSSSLCPCGDKCDNQKIQKHEWSPGLQRFMTESKGWGIKTKSPIENGNFILEYVGEVVSEREFKSRMATKYANDTHHYCLHLDGGLVIDGHRMGGDGRFVNHSCEPNCEMQKWSVHGLPRMALFALRDIKPGEELTYDYNFALFNPSEGQECRCGSDICRGVIGGKSQRVARPSTTPVQLQQTGTNNNNNNNNSNSNNNNTNNNNSNDVTINNDSNKRTVGRPRKNNRKSIIVHSKSLFKTRKFGDTNFINPPTMKPMSNQQKLFAQQHHCFLLRNLEKVRRAKLPLSQLQQEQHQQQFNTNGKLIDNNNKSIIGNGSGDTGGGGGGDNFSSDNNGQSTDKTDAFYSQLTALANNSSRTVRTRRLAQAQDDPEVNKTAKLAKVLKELYTIVVTSNDENNKLLCNPFITLPGKRKLPEYYEKIQEPIDLTIIDEKIQNGNYKTPEQFDNDMIKLFDNNIKYYGRTSEIGISAARLRKLYLCNKINFIDAITEATGKVPTNSFIPSQGSTAGEEDVIRCICGLHRDEGLMIQCERCLVWQHCDCVKADTTIESYLCERCQPRYVDFEIPIEVDNNNDTSNVDDDDKDKKYYVTLLRDDTLQLRQNDTVYVLRDTPDKHTYKTIEKYDYEQMDIFRIERLWKNLKGEKFVFGHHYLRPHETYHEPTRKFYTNEVVCAPLYEAVPCDLIAERCWVLDPHTYCKGRPVGATPEHTYVCEYRVDRAARLFTKVARARHQVCTKPYAFETFTQRIKHYRTYLPHSLEGIQSTKGMKDKKKINHIINHDNQKTDDKNNGKNQTKTVGRARHKYFDNCLLTPALLLAQREKKRKRLNEILTNLLQLMPNKKEPLDMSFLLERNRRNRKRPVAPNP